The Verrucomicrobiota bacterium genome window below encodes:
- a CDS encoding HAD family hydrolase produces MRAAVFLDRDGTIIEEKGYLYRPEEVVIFPGAAPALKGLRAAGFSLFIVTNQSGVGRGYYTTEDVVRVNEHLLRELGPAVRFDRIYFATEAPDQPSRGRKPSPQFLFDASDEFGVDLSRSYMIGDKLIDLQCGWNAGVRKSILVRTGYGAEFERDHAPELQAAMIVNGLTEAADWIIGDSRAK; encoded by the coding sequence ACGGGACGATCATTGAGGAGAAGGGCTACCTGTATCGGCCTGAGGAGGTCGTGATCTTTCCCGGCGCGGCGCCGGCGTTGAAGGGTTTGCGCGCCGCGGGCTTCAGCCTGTTTATCGTGACCAATCAGTCGGGCGTGGGCCGGGGGTATTACACGACGGAAGACGTAGTGCGCGTCAACGAACACTTGCTCAGGGAACTCGGCCCGGCCGTTCGTTTCGACCGGATTTACTTCGCGACCGAAGCTCCGGATCAGCCGAGCCGGGGCCGCAAACCATCGCCCCAGTTCTTGTTCGATGCGAGCGATGAATTCGGTGTGGACCTGTCTCGAAGCTACATGATCGGCGACAAGCTCATCGACTTGCAGTGCGGCTGGAATGCCGGCGTCAGGAAATCCATTCTCGTCCGCACGGGTTACGGCGCTGAGTTCGAGCGCGACCATGCGCCCGAACTGCAGGCAGCCATGATCGTGAATGGACTGACCGAGGCCGCGGATTGGATCATCGGGGACTCGCGCGCGAAGTGA
- a CDS encoding DUF4823 domain-containing protein → MNALQFPGRDGFHSVPDFTQRSERQFQGRGGTRPYQCMRHAHGWEAVKALRGLSRRLRSRIKIMIKRPMIALWIAGVLLFSACEHTYREVPIAGAPARPKLQMNDTVYVAIPPDGRHRKEFVPESGQFTAVTFRDVFAKYAKRAYVGRRVQSFQEGLETARAAGCRYFIYPTILRWEDRATEYSTRRDLVEIKVEVAEAASGEILHATVLRGRSRLFTDGGDTPQDLLPEPIRNYVASLFQPVHTPSAMR, encoded by the coding sequence ACAGCGATCGGAAAGACAATTTCAGGGACGCGGTGGAACGCGTCCTTACCAGTGCATGCGTCATGCGCACGGCTGGGAGGCCGTGAAAGCTTTGCGTGGTCTCTCCCGCAGGCTCAGGAGTAGGATTAAGATTATGATTAAGCGCCCGATGATTGCGCTCTGGATCGCTGGTGTTCTCCTCTTTTCGGCCTGCGAGCACACCTATCGCGAGGTTCCGATCGCGGGGGCGCCGGCGCGGCCCAAATTGCAGATGAACGACACCGTTTACGTGGCGATTCCGCCGGATGGCCGGCACCGCAAAGAATTCGTTCCCGAATCCGGCCAGTTCACCGCGGTCACGTTCCGGGACGTCTTTGCGAAGTATGCGAAGCGGGCTTACGTGGGACGCCGCGTCCAGAGCTTCCAGGAAGGTTTGGAGACAGCGCGCGCAGCCGGCTGCCGCTACTTCATTTACCCAACCATCCTGCGTTGGGAAGATCGCGCCACCGAGTATTCAACGCGCCGCGATCTGGTTGAGATCAAGGTCGAAGTCGCCGAAGCCGCGTCGGGCGAGATTCTGCACGCCACGGTGCTGCGCGGGCGAAGCCGGCTGTTCACCGATGGAGGGGACACACCGCAGGATTTGTTGCCGGAGCCGATCCGGAATTACGTCGCTTCGCTGTTTCAACCCGTGCATACGCCGAGCGCGATGCGATGA